From Drosophila yakuba strain Tai18E2 chromosome 2L, Prin_Dyak_Tai18E2_2.1, whole genome shotgun sequence, one genomic window encodes:
- the LOC6526707 gene encoding facilitated trehalose transporter Tret1 — protein MNLIQCGESISTMTFKWRLSAVFANPNCLLGRRNRHQLLVTLLLNIATFFHGLGVGWMSPVMRELQTDESPLEFPVLVSQVSWIGSLVGIGSVMGNLIAGLLMDRIGRKMVLFFIAIPYTTFWFLVYFVQSVEFLYIGRLMAGVTGGACYVVLPTFISEIADTNVRGRLGSIILLSVNTGVLAGYIVSTNVGYYTSPPFIIALPVFYFICNIFIPETPHHLVRKGKYEAAKRSFMFYKNIRREEVKAEDEFEELKYLLIKEQTEKAKSFDYRDFITKPAFKAYASAAVLLISNQFSASFCVTTYLADVFAASHTTLDLGTCTIVIGVLQIVGNYVTTLLCDKYGRRILMLTSTLGAALCLTAFGTFTYFAKVIDLSAFGWLPLLILSCFVLLCNIGLVGCLFVVLVELFPAKIRSVGVSTFVVILSSTVFLTLKIFPICMAVWGISATMLGCSGITFCCFLYFCFFLEETNGKSLLEA, from the exons ATGAATCTCATTCAGTGTGGAGAAAGCATCTCGACCATGACGTTCAAATGGCGCTTATCCGCGGTCTTTGCCAATCCGAATTGCCTATTGGGACGCAGGAATCGGCACCAGCTCCTGGTTACCCTGCTGC TGAACATAGCCACCTTCTTCCATGGCCTTGGAGTGGGTTGGATGTCGCCGGTGATGAGGGAACTGCAGACCGATGAGTCGCCCCTCGAGTTTCCCGTTCTCGTGAGCCAGGTGTCCTGGATAGGATCTCTCGTGGGCATTGGCAGTGTGATGGGCAATCTGATCGCCGGATTACTCATGGATCGCATTGGTCGCAAGATGGTCCTCTTCTTCATTGCCATTCCGTACACG ACCTTTTGGTTTCTGGTGTACTTCGTCCAGAGCGTGGAGTTCCTCTACATCGGTCGTCTGATGGCCGGCGTGACTGGTGGCGCCTGTTACGTCGTCCTTCCGACCTTCATAAGTGAAATCGCTGATACCAA TGTGCGCGGTCGCCTAGGCTCCATTATCTTACTATCGGTGAACACGGGTGTTTTGGCGGGCTATATAGTGTCCACAAATGTGGGCTACTACACGTCTCCCCCGTTCATCATCGCCCTGCccgtattttattttatctgcAACATCTTCATTCCGGAGACCCCACATCACCTAGTTCGCAAGGGCAAATACGAAGCGGCCAAAAGGTCGTTCATGTTCTACAAAAATATCAGGAGAGAAGAAGTCAAGGCTGAGGACGAGTTCGAGGAGCTGAAGTATCTTCTAATTAAGGAGCAAACTGAGAAGGCCAAGTCCTTTGACTACAGGGATTTCA TTACCAAACCAGCATTTAAGGCCTACGCCTCCGCCGCTGTCCTGCTCATTAGCAACCAATTCAGTGCCAGTTTTTGTGTGACCACCTACTTGGCGGACGTATTTGCAGCATCCCACACCACTCTGGATCTGGGCACGTGCACCATAGTCATCGGAGTGCTCCAGATCGTGGGCAACTACGTGACCACTCTGCTGTGCGATAAGTACGGCAGAAGGATTCTCATGCTGACCTCCACTTTGGGGGCCGCCCTTTGCCTAACTGCCTTCGGCACCTTCACTTACTTCGCCAAGGTGATCGATCTCTCTGCTTTCGGCTGGTTACCACTGCTGATCTTGTCCTGCTTCGTACTCCTCTGCAACATCGGCTTGGTGGGATGCCTCTTCGTGGTTCTCGTCGAGCTCTTTCCGGCCAAG ATACGATCTGTGGGCGTCTCCACCTTTGTGGTGATCCTGAGCAGCACCGTATTCCTCACGCTGAAAATCTTTCCCATCTGCATGGCGGTGTGGGGCATCTCGGCTACCATGTTGGGCTGTAGTGGAATTACGTTCTGCTGTTTTCTCTACTTCTGCTTCTTTCTGGAGGAGACCAATGGAAAATCGCTACTGGAGGCTTAG
- the LOC120320624 gene encoding facilitated trehalose transporter Tret1 — MLMRLFQRPNCLLNRRNRYQLLTTLLINVISISHGIGIGWLSPTLRKLQSNSPVGFEVKSEFEISWVGSMLGMGSVTGNILIGCLLGRLGSKRCLLLIAIPHSCLWILVYFAQSVEYLYVGRLLAGICGGGMYIVHPIFLSEIADANIRGTFSAMVMLSVNVGVLVGYIMGTHLPYYSIPFMVLILPVCYLVSVLLFIKESPMHLIRIGKYSAAERSFRYYKNIKDSDNIHHQNRAMEEFEIMKIALSKGDPLQDAITFKDFCTRPALKAYGPALVLMIANQFSGLFTMVNYMSDIFANSGSTMDPDTCSIIIGAVQILGTYVTTLLCDICGRKLLMLVSTAGVAISLATFGCFTKYAETHDVGEYSWVPLLLMSMDIFLGNIGLVGCFFVSLVEMFPVKIRAKATSMAIVVCSSFVFVMLNIFPICMKQWGISATMWSCAGVTALSFLYFTFFMKETKEKSMLDD, encoded by the exons ATGCTGATGCGGTTATTTCAAAGACCAAACTGCCTGCTTAATCGCAGGAATCGATATCAGCTGCTCACCACGCTGCTGA TTAATGTCATATCCATATCACATGGCATCGGCATCGGATGGCTATCGCCCACCCTGCGGAAGCTGCAGTCCAACTCTCCTGTGGGCTTTGAGGTGAAGTCCGAGTTCGAGATCTCCTGGGTGGGCTCCATGCTGGGCATGGGCTCGGTGACTGGCAATATTCTGATTGGTTGCCTGCTCGGGCGCCTGGGCAGCAAGAGGTGTCTGCTCCTAATTGCCATTCCACATTCGTGCCTTTGGATCCTGGTCTACTTTGCCCAGAGTGTGGAGTACCTGTACGTGGGCAGACTTTTGGCTGGCATCTGTGGCGGCGGCATGTACATTGTTCATCCCATTTTCCTCAGTGAAATCGCAGATGCCAA CATCAGAGGCACCTTCTCTGCCATGGTCATGTTATCGGTCAATGTTGGCGTTCTTGTGGGCTACATCATGGGCACCCACTTGCCATACTACTCGATACCCTTTATGGTGCTGATACTGCCCGTCTGCTACCTTGTTTCTGTGTTGCTGTTCATAAAGGAGTCGCCCATGCATCTCATAAGGATTGGCAAATACTCCGCCGCCGAGAGATCATTCCGCTACTACAAGAACATCAAGGACTCTGACAATATTCACCACCAGAATAGGGCTATGGAGGAGTTTGAGATCATGAAGATAGCACTGAGCAAAGGCGATCCACTGCAGGATGCCATCACCTTTAAGGACTTTT GCACTCGACCTGCTCTGAAGGCCTATGGACCCGCTCTGGTGTTAATGATTGCCAATCAGTTCAGTGGTCTTTTCACCATGGTCAACTACATGTCGGATATATTCGCCAACTCGGGCAGCACAATGGATCCCGATACGTGCAGCATCATAATTGGAGCCGTTCAAATCCTGGGCACTTATGTGACCACCTTGCTGTGCGACATCTGTGGCCGAAAGCTCCTCATGCTGGTCTCCACGGCCGGAGTGGCCATTAGTCTGGCGACCTTTGGATGCTTCACCAAATATGCCGAGACTCACGATGTGGGTGAGTACAGCTGGGTGCCTCTGCTCCTCATGTCGATGGACATTTTCCTGGGCAACATCGGCCTGGTGGGATGCTTCTTTGTCAGCCTCGTGGAAATGTTCCCTGTCAAG ATTCGTGCTAAGGCCACCTCAATGGCAATTGTGGTTTGCAGCAGCTTTGTGTTCGTCATGCTGAACATATTCCCGATCTGCATGAAGCAGTGGGGCATATCGGCCACCATGTGGTCCTGTGCAGGTGTCACGGCATTAAGTTTCCTGTATTTTACGTTCTTCATGAAGGAAACCAAGGAAAAATCCATGCTGGATGACTGA
- the LOC6526709 gene encoding ABC transporter G family member 21 isoform X2, translated as MGPSGSGKTTLLDCLSGQRHIDSGSVFLNREPLTKKWRRRIGYVLQEEIFFPQLTLRETVVYTALLRLPESMPRAEKMRQVDHILEALELGCCQQTKFGDYLNRGLSGGEKKRANIACELLTNPLLMLLDEPTSGLDSHSAISLMKVLKRYAQLEQKTIVISVHQPSSQMFHMFDKLLLLHQGRTAYFGDVQNIYRHFEDIGVTIKPHYNPADFVLEQLKSHPDIREKLFIAAKESHGNYLNRNCITNSHHNQVSVAGAKGKKQADSILIDDIINNYYNHRSNRHHHQYENLHHTSNGCRVEEDEEAAQHLVWCAADSQSNFSSCASSECHSYSAGSGAGHAADDDWLSYPTSFHTQFCVLSSRNFREAKPRMLSKLNWFQTIGLALMAGAIWFQLPRTEEFLHDLQGWMFFSQTYWMLFALFGALNSFPSEREVVSKERRSGAYRLSAYYLAKMCAELPLVITLPTVYLMISYPMLGCTSLKLFFLMLIFLLINTIVAQSVGFFIGACCMDMNVSITLSALYTLATQLFGGYLSSRIPEGLSWIRYTSMIHYAYQNMQILEFREGAAIGCGSPSSYEICKQQSTEFIPYEEILKAQNSTSPLWLNTLILMMFFLVFRVLGYAVLRYLRCPKKT; from the exons ATGGGTCCTTCGGGCAGCGGGAAGACCACTCTGCTGGACTGCCTCAGTGGCCAGCGCCACATTGACAGCGGCAGTGTGTTCCTCAATCGTGAGCCGTTGACCAAAAAGTGGCGCCGCAGGATCGGCTATGTCCTCCAGGAGGAGATCTTCTTTCCGCAACTGACGCTCCGCGAAACGGTGGTCTATACGGCGCTGCTGCGACTGCCGGAATCAATGCCGCGGGCGGAGAAGATGCGCCAGGTGGACCACATACTGGAGGCCCTGGAATTGGGTTGCTGTCAGCAGACCAAGTTCGGGGATTACCTCAACCGCGGACTCTCGGGCGGCGAGAAGAAACGGGCGAACATCGCCTGCGAACTGCTGACCAATCCTCTGCTCATGCTCCTCGAT GAACCCACTTCTGGACTGGACAGCCACTCGGCCATTTCGCTGATGAAGGTCCTGAAGCGGTACGCCCAGCTGGAGCAGAAGACCATCGTGATCAGCGTGCACCAGCCTTCGTCCCAGATGTTCCACATGTTCGAcaagctgctcctgctccaccaAGGACGCACCGCTTACTTCGGGGACGTGCAGAACATCTACCGCCACTTCGAGGACATCGGGGTCACCATCAAGCCGCACTACAATCCCGCCGATTTTGTGT TGGAGCAACTGAAATCGCATCCGGATATCCGCGAGAAGCTCTTCATAGCCGCCAAGGAGTCGCATGGCAACTATCTGAACCGCAACTGCATCACGAATAGCCACCATAACCAGGTCAGCGTTGCGGGTGCGAAGGGCAAGAAGCAAGCGGACAGCATCCTGATCGACGACATCATAAATAACTATTACAATCACCGCTCCAACCGGCACCATCACCAGTACGAGAACCTGCACCACACAAGCAACGGCTGCCGCgtggaggaggacgaggaggcgGCCCAGCACCTGGTGTGGTGTGCCGCAGACTCGCAGTCCAACTTCAGTTCCTGCGCCTCCAGCGAGTGTCATTCCTATAGTGCCGGCAGTGGGGCGGGACATGCGGCGGATGACGACTGGCTGTCCTATCCCACCAGCTTCCACACCCAGTTCTGCGTCCTCTCGAGCCGCAATTTCCGGGAGGCCAAACCGCGCATGCTCTCCAAGCTCAATTGGTTCCAGACCATCGGACTGGCGCTGATGGCCGGTGCCATTTGGTTCCAGCTGCCGCGAACCGAGGAATTCCTGCACGACCTCCAGGGTTGGATGTTCTTCTCACAGACCTACTGGATGCTCTTCGCCCTCTTTGGGGCCCTCAATTCAT TCCCCTCGGAACGCGAGGTGGTGAGCAAGGAACGCCGCTCCGGAGCCTACCGACTATCCGCCTACTATCTGGCCAAAATGTGTGCCGAGCTGCCCTTGGTGATCACTTTGCCCACGGTCTACCTCATGATCAGCTATCCCATGCTGGGCTGCACTAG CTTGAAGCTGTTCTTCCTGATGCTCATCTTCCTGCTGATCAACACGATTGTGGCCCAGAGCGTGGGCTTCTTCATTGGAGCCTGCTGCATGGACATGAACGTGAGCATCACCCTGAGTGCCCTGTACACGCTGGCCACCCAGCTGTTCGGCGGTTACCTGTCTTCTCGCATTCCGGAGGGGCTCAGCTGGATCCGGTACACGTCCATGATCCACTACGCCTACCAGAACATGCAGATACTCGAGTTTCGCGAGGGAGCGGCTATTGG TTGTGGCTCGCCCAGCAGCTACGAGATTTGCAAACAGCAATCAACCGAATTCATTCCATACGAGGAAATACTCAAAGCCCAAAACTCGACATCACCGCTCTGGCTGAATACGCTGATCCTGATGATGTTCTTCCTGGTATTCCGGGTACTGGGATACGCGGTGTTGCGCTACCTGCGATGCCCCAAAAAGACGTGA